TGCTCGTCAGGCTCGAGGCGCTGCCGAAAAAGCCGCCGCAACTCCGCGGAATAATCGCGGCGTACTCCTGACTCTCTCGCTCGCGACTGCCGTCTCGGCCCTCGGGACGAGCATCGCGAACGTCGCACTTCCCTCGGTGGCTACCGAGTTCGCCATGTCGATGTCCGCGGTCCAGTGGGCAACGCTCGCGTATCTGCTCAGCACGACCGTTTCGGTCGTCCTGGTCGGCAATGTGTCCGATCGGTACGGCCGCTCCACAGTCTTGGGGCTGGGAATCGCGCTCTTTGTTGCAGCCGCACTCGCATCCGCATTCGCCCCAAATTTCGCCACGCTCGTGATCGCACGCGCCGTGCAGGGTGTCGGCGCCGCGGCAATGGCAGCGCTGCCGATGGCGACGATCCGACAGGTCGTGAGCCCGGAACGCGTGGGACGCGCCATGGGCCTCCTGGGATCGTCGATGGCAACTGGCATGGCACTTGGCCCCGCCGCTGGCGGCTTCATCGTGTCGTTCTTCGGCTGGCGCGGCGTCTTCCTGGTGCTCGCGCTGCTCGGTGGCCTCGTCTTTGTGCTCGCTCGCGCCTTCGTCAGGTTAGAGCCCGTCGTACCGCGCCAGCAAACCCGCTTCGATTACTTCGGCGCGCTGCTACTCGTGTCGGCACTGAGCGTCTTCTCAATAGCGATCACCATGCGCCCAGGTGGCTGGTTGGGCGCGCTCACTCTCGTCGCGTTCGCGGTGCTTCTCTTAGTGCTGTTCGTGGTCGTAGAGCTTCGTCGCACACACCCGCTCGTCAACATCCGGATGCTTCGCGAGGCCCGCGTGCTGCCGTCCTTTGCCGTCGCATTTCTCGCGGCATACATCATGATGACCTTCACGGTCGTTCCCCCGTTCTACCTGACGCGAGACCTCGGTCTCAGCGATGCGTGGATGGGTGTCGCGCTGGCCGTGGGGCCTCTGGCAGCGATCGCGGCTGGCGTTCCCGCCGGGCGAATCGTCGACCGCACGGATGCGAGAGTAGTGACGGTGTTCGGGCTCGCGCTGATGACGGTGTCCGCCGTGTCGTTCGTGCTTCTGCCGGCAGCATTCGGGCTCGTCGGCTTCTTGGTCTCGGCGCTGCTGCTCACCCCGGGCAATCAGCTGTTCATGGCCGGCAACAACACTGCGACGATGATGCGCGCGAAAGAGGGCCAGCAGGGCGTGGTGTCGGGGCTCTTGAACCTCACACGCAACCTGGGATTCGTTACGGGAACCGGCACTGCGGCGCTGCTGTTCGACTCGGCCTCGGTCGTGAACTCAGTCGGAGAAATCGAGATCTCTGGCCTTCAAATGAGCTTCGCCGCCGCCGCTATTGTCGGTCTCACCGCGGTCGCGTTGGCGCTGTCCACGGTGCGAGCAGCGAGAATCGAAACCCCCTCGCGCTAACACGCCCATAGGAGCACTCCGATGACACGACGCACGACCACACCGTCTGCCGCACGGCTCGGGCTGCGTGAGAACGCGGGCCAATTCGCACTGCTGGTCGCCGTGAACGCGCTCGTCGGCGGCATGGTCGGCCAGCAGCAGACGACGCTCCCGCTGCTCGCGACGCAAGAGTTCGGCCTCGACGGCTACGCCTTCATCTTCACGTACATTGCCGCCTTCGGCGTAACCAAGGCGGCCGCAAACTACGTGGCAGGCACCCTGTCGGACCGCATCGGGCGAAAGCGAGTCCTCTTGGCCGGGTGGCTCTTCGCGCTTCCCGTGCCGTTGCTCATCATCTGGGCACCCAACTGGGGCTGGATCATCCTCGCCAACGTGCTGCTGGGCATCAATCAGGGCCTCGCGTGGTCGACGACGGTGACCATGAAGGTCGACCTCGTCGGGCCAAAACAGCGCGGGCTGGCCATGGGGTTCAACGAGGCCGCGGGCTACGGCGCAGTCGCTGTCACGTCGCTTGCCGCGGGGTGGCTCGCGGATCAGTTCGGGCTTCGGCCTGCGCCCTTCTTGCTCGGCGTTGCCTACACCATCCTCGCCCTCGCGCTCGTTCTCTTCTTCGTTCGAGAAACGCGAGGCCACGCGAATCTCGAGGCACAGGCGCATGCAAACCAAGCGGCCGACCTGACCAGTGCGCAGGTCTTCGGCCTCACGACCTGGCGTGACCCGTCGCTCTCCTCCGCGAGCCAGGTTGGCCTCGTCAACAACCTCAATTTCGGTCTCTCATGGGGCGTCTTCCCGCTCCTCTTCGCGAGCCGCGGCCTCGAGATCGCTCAGATCGGCATCCTCATCGCCCTCTACCCGGCCGTGTGGGGTGCCGGGCAGCTCCTCACCGGCTGGCTTTCGGACCGCTGGGGTCGCAAGCGACTCATTACGACCGGGATGCTGACCCAGGCGGTCGGGATGGCCGTGATCGCGCTGTCCGGCGAGTTTCTCGGCTGGGCGTTCGGCGCGATCCTACTCGGCGCGGGCACGGCGATGGTGTATCCCGCGTTGCTTGCGGTGGTCGGGGATGTCGCTCACCCGGCCTGGCGCGGACGGGCAATCGGAATCTATCGGGTGTGGCGCGATCTCGGCTACGCGTTCGGCGCGCTCGTGGGCGGGCTCATCGCGAGCACCCTCGGCCTGACCTTCGCCGTGTGGGGTGCAGCGGCGCTGTCGCTAGTCTCCGCCATCGCCGCCATCGTCAGGCTGCGGGAGACGAATCCTCGCTAGACGGCGGCTAGACCGGGGTTACCCCTGCTCTCCCTGGTACACGTCAGGGATGCCGTCGCGGTTCGCATCCACGCTCTCACGAGCCTGAATGGCGCGGTATTTGCGATTTCGCAAGCTCAGCAGCACGGAGGCGATGATCGCGGCGATGAGCGACGCCGACAGGATCGCGACCTTGGCGATGTCCTGCTCTTCGGCGCCGGGCGCGAAGCTCAGGTCTGCGATGAGCAGCGAGACCGTGAATCCGATGCCTGCGAGCAGGCCGACTCCGATCAGGTCGATCCACTGCAGGCCGGGTGCGAGCCGGGTTCGGGTGACGGTGGTCACGAGCCACGTCGTCGCAACGATGCCGACGGGCTTGCCGAGCACGAGTGCGGCAACAATCGCGAGCGTTAGCGGGTGCGTCGCGGCTTCGACGATGCCCTCGATCCCGCCGATGTTCACCCCTGCCGCGAAGAACGCGAAGATCGGGACCGCGAACCCAGCCGAGAGCGGGCGGAAGCGGTGCTCGAACTCCTGCGCGAGGCCGGCCTTGTCGCGAATTGCCGACGCAGTTTGACTGCTGTGAACGACGGGAA
This DNA window, taken from Gulosibacter molinativorax, encodes the following:
- a CDS encoding MFS transporter, translated to MVTSARQARGAAEKAAATPRNNRGVLLTLSLATAVSALGTSIANVALPSVATEFAMSMSAVQWATLAYLLSTTVSVVLVGNVSDRYGRSTVLGLGIALFVAAALASAFAPNFATLVIARAVQGVGAAAMAALPMATIRQVVSPERVGRAMGLLGSSMATGMALGPAAGGFIVSFFGWRGVFLVLALLGGLVFVLARAFVRLEPVVPRQQTRFDYFGALLLVSALSVFSIAITMRPGGWLGALTLVAFAVLLLVLFVVVELRRTHPLVNIRMLREARVLPSFAVAFLAAYIMMTFTVVPPFYLTRDLGLSDAWMGVALAVGPLAAIAAGVPAGRIVDRTDARVVTVFGLALMTVSAVSFVLLPAAFGLVGFLVSALLLTPGNQLFMAGNNTATMMRAKEGQQGVVSGLLNLTRNLGFVTGTGTAALLFDSASVVNSVGEIEISGLQMSFAAAAIVGLTAVALALSTVRAARIETPSR
- a CDS encoding MFS transporter, translated to MTRRTTTPSAARLGLRENAGQFALLVAVNALVGGMVGQQQTTLPLLATQEFGLDGYAFIFTYIAAFGVTKAAANYVAGTLSDRIGRKRVLLAGWLFALPVPLLIIWAPNWGWIILANVLLGINQGLAWSTTVTMKVDLVGPKQRGLAMGFNEAAGYGAVAVTSLAAGWLADQFGLRPAPFLLGVAYTILALALVLFFVRETRGHANLEAQAHANQAADLTSAQVFGLTTWRDPSLSSASQVGLVNNLNFGLSWGVFPLLFASRGLEIAQIGILIALYPAVWGAGQLLTGWLSDRWGRKRLITTGMLTQAVGMAVIALSGEFLGWAFGAILLGAGTAMVYPALLAVVGDVAHPAWRGRAIGIYRVWRDLGYAFGALVGGLIASTLGLTFAVWGAAALSLVSAIAAIVRLRETNPR